In Chloracidobacterium sp., one genomic interval encodes:
- a CDS encoding glycosyltransferase — translation MKILRIIARLNVGGPARHVVWLTKKLRAKGFDTVLVTGSVPPGEEDMAWFAAENGVEPYVIPEMSRELSIRDIISLAKVYREMRRVRPDIIHTHTAKAGTIGRTAAFFYKWLTFGIAIGRPRRVHIVHTFHGHVFHSYYGRAKTQFFLFIERVLAHVATDRILVLSRQQLQEINGRFGIGNTSKFRIVPLGIDLDLFKEQTSKRAAARTAFGAKEGDLVIGFTGRLTEIKDIPLLVNAFAKALAADDAPPLKLAIVGDGALRPSLESLAAELDLGERITFLGNRTDVFELLAGFDMLALSSLNEGTPLSMIEAMAAGLPVVATAVGGVTDLLGEATEHHDGFDVCERGIAVRGRETADFAKGLIYMAKSAKLQSLLSNSGREFATKNYSVDRLVADVEAIYRDLLPQASDAN, via the coding sequence ATGAAAATCCTAAGGATCATCGCCCGCCTCAACGTTGGCGGCCCCGCACGTCACGTAGTTTGGCTCACCAAGAAGTTGCGGGCAAAAGGCTTTGACACGGTGCTGGTTACAGGCAGTGTACCGCCGGGCGAAGAAGATATGGCGTGGTTTGCCGCCGAGAACGGAGTCGAGCCGTATGTTATTCCCGAAATGAGCCGCGAATTGTCGATACGCGATATTATTTCACTTGCCAAGGTTTATCGCGAAATGCGGCGCGTGCGGCCCGACATCATCCACACACATACGGCAAAAGCCGGAACTATCGGCCGGACCGCGGCCTTTTTTTATAAATGGCTGACCTTCGGGATCGCGATCGGGCGCCCGCGACGCGTTCATATTGTTCACACCTTTCACGGGCACGTATTCCACAGCTATTATGGACGGGCGAAGACACAGTTCTTTTTGTTTATCGAACGCGTTCTTGCACATGTTGCCACTGATCGAATACTCGTGTTGAGCCGCCAGCAACTGCAGGAGATAAATGGTCGCTTTGGGATCGGCAACACGTCGAAATTCCGTATAGTGCCGCTCGGGATCGACCTGGATCTTTTCAAGGAGCAGACCTCGAAAAGGGCGGCGGCGCGTACGGCGTTCGGAGCGAAAGAGGGTGATCTTGTGATCGGGTTCACCGGACGCCTGACCGAGATCAAGGACATTCCGCTGCTGGTCAACGCTTTTGCCAAAGCTTTGGCTGCCGACGACGCTCCGCCGCTAAAGCTTGCGATCGTTGGCGACGGTGCGTTGCGACCGAGTCTGGAAAGCCTTGCTGCTGAGCTGGATTTGGGCGAAAGGATCACATTTCTCGGCAACCGAACCGATGTTTTCGAGCTGCTGGCGGGATTTGATATGCTTGCCTTATCGTCACTTAACGAAGGGACGCCGCTTTCGATGATCGAGGCGATGGCTGCAGGATTGCCGGTTGTCGCGACTGCCGTCGGCGGCGTTACCGATCTTTTGGGTGAGGCGACCGAGCATCACGACGGTTTTGATGTTTGTGAAAGAGGTATAGCGGTGCGCGGGCGTGAAACGGCTGACTTTGCAAAAGGCTTGATTTATATGGCAAAAAGTGCGAAATTACAATCGCTGTTAAGTAATAGCGGACGTGAGTTCGCGACAAAAAATTATTCGGTCGATCGGCTTGTTGCGGACGTGGAGGCGATCTATCGGGACCTGTTGCCGCAGGCGTCCGATGCGAATTAG